The following are from one region of the Hemibagrus wyckioides isolate EC202008001 linkage group LG24, SWU_Hwy_1.0, whole genome shotgun sequence genome:
- the scxa gene encoding basic helix-loop-helix transcription factor scleraxis has translation MSFAMVRPAPSRYLYSDISMMSEDEENGSESSGSDDRSFRLDASGYELKVGGRKRKPGSGGGGGHVGGVLPGTAGSPPGEGRKRNAANARERDRTNSVNTAFTALRTLIPTEPADRKLSKIETLRLASSYISHLGNVLLVGEACGDGQPCHSGGPSAGYYHHHGSPTRDSENSQPKQICTFCLSNQRKMGKDRERKTALRN, from the exons ATGTCATTCGCAATGGTGCGTCCAGCCCCAAGCCGCTACCTATACTCGGATATCTCCATGATGTCTGAGGACGAGGAGAATGGCAGTGAGAGCTCGGGTTCTGACGACCGCTCCTTCCGACTGGATGCCTCCGGCTACGAGCTCAAGGTGGGCGGCAGAAAGCGGAAACCAGGCAGCGGAGGTGGAGGGGGGCACGTTGGTGGAGTGCTACCAGGCACCGCAGGCAGTCCACCAGGCGAAGGGCGGAAACGGAACGCGGCCAACGCGCGGGAACGAGACCGTACCAACAGCGTGAACACAGCCTTTACAGCACTCAGGACTCTTATCCCCACTGAGCCGGCAGACAGGAAGCTGTCCAAGATTGAGACTCTGCGTCTGGCTTCCAGCTACATCTCGCATCTCGGCAACGTCCTACTGGTAGGCGAGGCCTGCGGTGACGGGCAGCCGTGCCACAGTGGCGGACCTTCTGCAGGCTACTATCATCATCACGGATCACCGACACGAGATTCTGAGAACTCACAGCCCAAACAGATCTGCACTTTCTGCCTCAGCAACCAGAGGAAAATG ggcaaagacagagaaagaaaaacagctcTGAGGAATTAA